The sequence below is a genomic window from Chitinophagales bacterium.
CTGACATCTTTTTTGGAAAGATGTTAGCTCTGGGTGCTTTCGTTTTGCTTTTCCAATGGGTCATGACCCATTGGAGTTCGGGCTGTCAAAGTAGTCAAAACTTAGATTTACCTGCTGTAAGCAGGATTGTCTGTCCACTATTTGATAATTAGAGAATATCTTAGGCTATCAATCTTCTCTTTTTGGGTTTGGGGATTGGTCTTTTTAACAGACGTGCTGTTTCTATCCACTCTTCTATTATAACTTCTACATTATTTAGGGCTTCCCAGTAAGTTTCCCCAGCCGATGTGTGTAGTGCTTACTTGGTTTGTAGCTTTGAACTTTCTCTTTTTAAATATTCCTTAATTTCCTCAAAACTCATTCCTTTTAAGTCTTTTGAAATTCGATCTTTAATTTTTCGAAACGTTTTTACGGTATCGAATTCTTTCTTTTGATTTTCATCTTTAGTTTTCATTTGATAATTGCTTAATAATTGAAAGGATTTGGTCAAATGTCAAATCTACCTTGAACGAGATTCCCATTTTAATTGATTTTTCTAGTTTCAATTTACTGAAAATTAACGAATTTAGTGCTCTACCTATCAATCAAGCTTTTAAAAGTTAGAACCTTAGGCTATCAATCTTCTCTTTTTGGGTTTGGGGATTGGTCTTTTTAACAGACGTGCTATTTCTATCCACTCTTCTATTATAACTTCTACATTATTTAATGCTTCCTGGTAAGTTCCCCCATCCGAAATACACCCTGCCAGTTCCGGCACTTCAGCAATATAAGACTTATCGTCTTCACTCCAGTAGATCACTATTTTGTATTTCATTTCCTTACTCATATTTACGAAAATTACTGAAGTTTAGTTTAAAAACAAAGCAGCCTTTTCAGTACTAACCCTAAATGTTCAGATAACCTTCAGGGATTAATACCCCAACAATACCTAACTTTGAAAGCAAAAACCAATATGACCAAAATCAACTGGAAAACCGCAATAGCGTTTGAAGACATTACTTATAAAAAGGCCAATGGTGTGGCGCGCATTGCCTTTAACCGCCCGGATATACGAAATGCTTTTCGCCCCAAAACCACAGCAGAACTGTACAAAGCTTTTTACGATGCGCAGGAAGACACTTCCATAGGTGTGGTTTTGCTTTCTGCGGAAGGTCCTTCTTCCAAAGACGGTGTCTGGTCCTTTTGCAGCGGAGGCGATCAAAAAGCACGTGGCCACCAGGGCTATGTAGGCGATGATGGCTATCACCGACTGAATATACTGGAAGTACAGCGCCTAATTCGTTTTATGCCCAAAGTGGTGATTGCCGTAGTTCCCGGTTGGGCCGTAGGTGGCGGACACAGTTTGCATGTAGTTTGCGATATGACATTGGCCAGTAAGGAGCATGCCATTTTCAAACAAACAGATGCGGACGTAACGAGTTTTGATGGTGGTTATGGCTCTGCTTATCTGGCGAAAATGGTGGGGCAGAAAAAAGCTCGCGAAATTTTCTTTTTGGGGCGCAACTATAGCGCACAGGAAGCCTTTGAAATGGGCATGGTCAATCAAGTGGTTCCGCACGATGAATTGGAGGATACCGCCTACGAATGGGCGCAGGAAGTGCTTGGTAAATCCCCTACATCCATTAAAATGCTGAAATTTGCCATGAACCTGACCGATGATGGAATGGTAGGTCAGCAGGTATTTGCCGGAGAAGCCACCCGCCTTGCTTATATGACTGACGAGGCCATTGAAGGCCGCAATGCATTCCTGGAAAAGAGAAAGCCCAACTTTCCTAAGAAATGGATTCCTTGATTTAAATACACTACCGAACGAAACCTTCAAGGTCTTTGAAAACCTTGAAGGTTTAATAAAACCACACCCAAATGCGATTTAAAAATTCCCTATTTATTATTCTGATTCTTTCATTGCTGAATAATGCTCTTTCCGCCCAAGAAAACCCGGCCTATCAACTTTACAATGAAAAAGGCAAGGCGGTTGATTATGGCAAGATGCTGAAAAAATTGACAGAAGCGGATATTGTCTTTTTCGGGGAATTGCACGACAACCCCATTTGCCATTGGCTGCAATTGGAATTATCTCAGGATTTGTATGAAGCAAGGGACAGCCAATTGATCCTTGGTGCCGAGTTTTTTGAAACGGACGATCAGTTGATCTTGGATGAATTTCTTTCCGGTTTGATCTCAGAGAAGAATTTCGAAAAAGAAGCCAAACTTTGGCCCAATTATTCTACGGATTACCGACCGCTGATTCAATTCGCCAATGAAAAACAATTGCCTTTTATCGCTACAAATGTACCGAGGCGCTATGCCAGCTTACTTTATAAAAAAGGCATGGAAACCTTGGAAAAACTGAACAATGAAGCCAAAGCATTGATGACTCCCCTACCCTTTGAGATTGATATGGAATTGCCCTCCTACAAGGCTATGCTGGAAATGGGCGCGGGGCACGGCAGCGAACAGATGGTGCAGGCACAGGCGCTAAAAGATGCTACCATGGCACATTTTATTCTTGAAAATTTTGAACCCCAAAAATTGTTTTTACATTTTAATGGAGCTTATCACAGCAATTCCAAAGAAGGCATTATTTGGTATTTACTACAGGAAAATCCCGATCTGAAAATTGTGAATATTGCTTCCGTAATGCAAGAATCTGTAATGGAGTTGGAAGAAGGGAATCAAGCTTTGGGAGATTTTATCTTGTGCATTCCAGAGAATATGACGAGGACGCATTAAAAAATAAATGCCTAAAGTTTGGAATTAAAAGTGAGCTAAAATTTACCCTGTCTAAAACAACCCAAAAAGCTCAGCATTCACTTTGTTTACTACATCTCCCAGGTGCTCTTGGTCGTCTGCGAAATTGCAATTGTCCACATCAATTACCAGCAATTTGCCGTCTTTGTATTCCTTCACCCAATTTTCGTAGTATTCGTTTAGCCTTTTCAAATAATCCAAGCGCAAGTTTTCCTCGTATTCCCTGCCCCGCTTTTGAATTTGATTGACCAAAGTAGGAATGGAAGCTTTGAGGTATATCATCAAATCTGGAGGTTTGATCAATGAATTGACCGTCTGAAACA
It includes:
- a CDS encoding type II toxin-antitoxin system HicB family antitoxin, which translates into the protein MKYKIVIYWSEDDKSYIAEVPELAGCISDGGTYQEALNNVEVIIEEWIEIARLLKRPIPKPKKRRLIA
- a CDS encoding 1,4-dihydroxy-2-naphthoyl-CoA synthase, which produces MTKINWKTAIAFEDITYKKANGVARIAFNRPDIRNAFRPKTTAELYKAFYDAQEDTSIGVVLLSAEGPSSKDGVWSFCSGGDQKARGHQGYVGDDGYHRLNILEVQRLIRFMPKVVIAVVPGWAVGGGHSLHVVCDMTLASKEHAIFKQTDADVTSFDGGYGSAYLAKMVGQKKAREIFFLGRNYSAQEAFEMGMVNQVVPHDELEDTAYEWAQEVLGKSPTSIKMLKFAMNLTDDGMVGQQVFAGEATRLAYMTDEAIEGRNAFLEKRKPNFPKKWIP
- a CDS encoding ChaN family lipoprotein, with product MRFKNSLFIILILSLLNNALSAQENPAYQLYNEKGKAVDYGKMLKKLTEADIVFFGELHDNPICHWLQLELSQDLYEARDSQLILGAEFFETDDQLILDEFLSGLISEKNFEKEAKLWPNYSTDYRPLIQFANEKQLPFIATNVPRRYASLLYKKGMETLEKLNNEAKALMTPLPFEIDMELPSYKAMLEMGAGHGSEQMVQAQALKDATMAHFILENFEPQKLFLHFNGAYHSNSKEGIIWYLLQENPDLKIVNIASVMQESVMELEEGNQALGDFILCIPENMTRTH